The following are from one region of the Periophthalmus magnuspinnatus isolate fPerMag1 chromosome 5, fPerMag1.2.pri, whole genome shotgun sequence genome:
- the kbtbd12 gene encoding kelch repeat and BTB domain-containing protein 12, which translates to MDLTFKHGAVLMDQLRRMRETEHLTDVVLVAEGISFPCHRVVLSAFSPYFRVMFTCGLRECHNREIFLRDAPADSLALLLNYMYCADLPLTNDNVQGIAVASFLLQMDDVFNCCRQHMTENMDASNCLGVYYFARDLGAEELADHAYHYLKQHFDEVCQNDEVLELEAHQLGKLISSDDLNVSREETILDVVLRWVNHGSLLDEELRARHLPELLRKVRLPLINADYLKESMRKNTALLADAECLEMLNMALDVGEMHPCAAPRKLKLRYGMETTELLLCVGNDSDGIRSRYGNYCERSFCFAPSTGRIYYMTSPCYGDALGHVGAGVVTEQNVIIVSGEANARKMARQKDINVELFRYKVEAQGSWERMTSAEYRDSYGLASLGDTLYLVGGLMKLKNQYLITNCVQRWSLQGGPWRSAAPLPFPLAYHSVVKMNERLYVMGGRTPQSYRLDDEPDRLSNRLLEYDSNTNRWTELAPMKYSKYRCAAVVLNGEIYVMGGIGCEGLDRGQSRHCLDAVEIYNADEDFWKEGPRLPCPQLSLRTNASNAGVVGGKIFICGYYRGADRHDNITKDILEFDPKDQRWTVVARRTLMHDNYDVCLVAKLNPRGLMSPPADLIKQ; encoded by the exons ATGGATCTCACGTTCAAGCATGGTGCGGTGTTGATGGACCAGCTGAGGAGGATGCGGGAGACTGAACATCTGACAGATGTGGTGTTGGTGGCTGAGGGCATCAGCTTCCCTTGCCACAGAGTTGTGCTTTCAGCCTTCAGCCCATACTTTCGTGTCATGTTTACATGTGGCCTTCGGGAGTGCCATAATAGAGAGATTTTCCTGAGGGACGCTCCAGCAGATAGCCTGGCTCTTCTCCTAAACTACATGTACTGTGCGGATCTGCCTCTGACTAACGACAATGTACAAGGCATCGCTGTCGCATCCTTTCTGTTACAGATGGATGATGTTTTTAATTGCTGTAGGCAGCACATGACAGAGAACATGGATGCCTCCAACTGCCTTGGTGTGTATTACTTTGCTCGTGACCTTGGTGCAGAGGAACTGGCTGACCATGCATATCATTACCTGAAGCAGCACTTTGATGAAGTTTGTCAAAATGATGAGGTGCTTGAGTTGGAGGCCCATCAGCTTGGCAAACTCATCTCATCAGACGATCTCAATGTTTCCAGAGAAGAAACCATCTTAGATGTAGTCCTTCGCTGGGTGAACCATGGGAGTCTGTTGGATGAGGAGTTACGAGCTCGACACCTCCCAGAGCTGCTGAGGAAAGTGCGACTGCCTCTTATAAATGCAGattatttaaaagaaagtaTGAGGAAGAACACAGCTCTGCTGGCTGATGCTGAATGTCTAGAGATGTTGAATATGGCTTTGGATGTTGGAGAAATGCATCCATGTGCTGCTCCACGAAAACTGAAGCTGAGATATGGCATGGAGACCACAGAACTGCTGCTTTGTGTGGGAAATGACAGTGATGGGATTAGGTCAAGATATGGCAACTACTGTGAGCGTAGTTTCTGCTTTGCTCCATCCACAGGTCGAATTTATTATATGACCTCACCTTGTTATGGAGATGCTCTGGGACATGTTGGTGCTGGGGTTGTGACAGAGCAAAATGTCATTATTGTGTCAGGAGAGGCAAATGCCCGCAAGATGGCCCGGCAAAAAGacataaatgttgaacttttCAG ATACAAAGTTGAGGCGCAAGGAAGCTGGGAGCGGATGACATCTGCAGAGTACCGTGATTCCTACGGTTTAGCTTCACTAGGGGACACTCTATATCTAGTGGGTGGATTAATGAAGTTGAAGAACCAGTATCTCATCACTAACTGTGTGCAGCGCTGGTCCCTGCAAGGGGGCCCCTGGCGTAGTGCAGCCCCTCTGCCCTTTCCTTTGGCCTATCACAGTGTGGTCAAGATGAACGAGCGCCTATATGTCATGGGTGGTCGAACTCCACag tCATATCGTCTGGATGATGAACCTGACCGCCTCAGTAACCGCCTCTTGGAGTAtgactcaaacacaaacagatggACTGAACTTGCTCCTATGAAGTACTCAAAGTACCGCTGTGCTGCAGTGGTACTCAATGGGGAAATATATGTGATGG GAGGTATAGGGTGTGAAGGTCTAGACCGAGGTCAGTCTCGTCATTGTCTTGATGCTGTGGAGATATATAATGCAGATGAAGACTTCTGGAAAGAGGGACCTCGACTTCCATGTCCCCAACTTTCACTGCGCACCAATGCTTCAAATGCAGGAGTGGTGGGAGGCAAAATTTTCATCTGTGGATATTACAGGGGAGCAG ATCGGCATGATAACATAACAAAGGACATTCTGGAGTTCGATCCGAAGGACCAGCGTTGGACAGTGGTGGCTCGCCGCACTCTAATGCATGACAACTATGACGTGTGCCTTGTAGCAAAGCTAAATCCAAGAGGACTCATGTCCCCACCAGCAGACCTAATTAAACAATGA
- the rereb gene encoding arginine-glutamic acid dipeptide repeats protein has translation MDDLFSPRRSLNSTQGEIRVGPSHQAKLPELQPRPQPCLQPQTENEELMWTPGVNDCDLLMYLRAARSMAAFAGMCDGGSTEDGCLAASRDDTTLNALNMLHASHYDAAKALQRLVKKPLPKLIEKCWSEDDVKRFIKGLRQYGKNFFRIRKDFLPCKKTGELITFYYHWKKTPEAAGTRAYRQQRRQPSARKAKTRSAAASSNAPSQNYSNEASSASEDDLDSEDSEQDVKSCSHCGTTNSKDWHQGGKNNPVLCTRCRTYENKHGCLPPAQKSGGSLYMFKPVKEEEEVNSKHGMRTRRSRAPQLSSLRSGHRRITGSPNNDDRNSHSGCATRASAADNKNDSTKRTNKKIKEEVVSPKSTKRVRESPAIEPDESEKITAKRPKTQDPQGSRSEGEAEIEEESSSESRSAQDDGSSDTKDIDQDNRSSSPSIPSPQQGNESDSDSSAQPNGAQSEPAAASSAGDASASHNVPCQGPAIIPAPPQRTPSSGSSHSPPPPSTEPLQTNQTTTPSNSHPQPAPSSVAGPPGQDAPLSAPFQVPSAVNSGSPQPLPLQPSQRAPIFYREPQLPLSPLPGPQIKPPPTTPIPPSHKQMPHPPAAPYPQMPANLPPPPALKPLNALPNQHPPGAAPPPLQMMPQPVPTQLPVISQVQNLSAKGMSAPHLPSAPSTITSVTVSAISPIQSLQSSLPPLRPSGPTGSQVQVKEEPLDEMEEPESPPPPPRSPSPQPTVVNMASHASQSARFIKHLDRGYNSCARTDLFFTPLSSSKLAKKREEAVERSRREAELSARQEREREKDREREREVDRSAKASSSSHDSRMSEAQMTAHGRPSFEQPPTTVAAVPPYIGPDTPALRTLSEYARPHVMSPTNRNHPFYVSLSPGDPLLAYHMSGLYSTDPSLRERELRNLRERELRERMKPGYEVKAPELETLHPSANPMEHFVRHGALALPHIPGPPHPFAPFHPGLLERERMALAGPQLRPELSYAERLTAERLHAERMASVATDPAARLQMLNVTPHHHQHSHIHSHLHLHQQDPLGQGSSPHPLVDPMAPGPRLARFPFPGGPIPNPLLSDLPHDHEMLRHPLFGPAYPRELQGPIPQMSAAHQLQAMHAQSAELQRMAMEQQWLHGHHLHGGPIPSQEDYYSRLKKEGDKPS, from the exons ATGGACGACCTGTTCAGTCCGCGGAG GAGCCTGAACAGCACACAAGGCGAGATAAGAGTGGGGCCCAGTCATCAG GCCAAGCTCCCAGAGTTACAGCCACGACCTCAGCCTTGTTTGCAGCCACAGACTGAGAATGAGGAACTTATGTGGACACCAGGTGTCAACGACTGTGACCTGCTCATGTATCTCCGAGCAGCCAG GAGCATGGCAGCATTTGCAGGAATGTGTGATGGTGGATCCACTGAGGATGGATGCTTAGCAGCCTCTCGTGATGATACCACGCTCAATGCACTTAACATG CTCCATGCAAGCCATTATGATGCGGCAAAGGCTCTCCAGCGCCTTGTTAAAAAACCACTGCCAAAACTTATTGAAAAATGTTGGTCGGAAGATGATGTG AAACGTTTCATTAAAGGCCTCAGGCAGTATGGAAAAAATTTCTTCCGCATTCGGAAAGACTTTCTACCCTGCAAAAAAACG GGCGAGCTGATCACTTTTTACTACCACTGGAAGAAGACTCCTGAGGCTGCTGGAACCAGAGCATATCGACAGCAGCGGCGCCAGCCATCTGCTCGCAAAGCCAAGACACGCTCTGCTGCAGCTTCTTCAAATGCACCATCACAAAATTATTCAA ATGAAGCAAGTTCAGCCAGCGAGGATGACCTTGATAGTGAGGACAGTGAGCAAGATGTTAAGAGCTGCAGCCATTGTGGTACAACTA ACTCAAAGGATTGGCACCAAGGGGGCAAGAACAACCCTGTGTTGTGCACACGCTGTCGCACATacgaaaacaaacatggctgccttCCACCAGCTCAGAAATCGGGCGGCTCCTTGTACATGTTCAAACCtgtgaaggaggaagaggaggtgaacAGCAAGCATGGCATGAGGACACGGCGGAGCAGAGCACCT CAGTTATCATCTTTACGAAGTGGCCACAGGAGAATCACTGGCTCCCCCAATAATGATGATCGTAACAGTCATTCTGGGTGTGCTACAAGAGCATCTGCTGCTGATAATAAAAATGACTCCACAAAGAGGACAAACAAG aAAATAAAGGAGGAGGTTGTGTCACCAAAGTCAACTAAAAGAGTTCGAGAGAGCCCAGCGATTGAACCTGATGAGTCAGAAAAAATCACAGCTAAAAGACCAAAGACTCAG GATCCTCAGGGCTCCCGATCAGAGGGAGAGGCTGAGATTGAAGAGGAAAGCTCGTCAGAAAGCCGCAGTGCTCAAGATGATGGCAGCAGTGACACTAAAGATATTGATCAGGACAACCGCAGCTCATCTCCTAGCATTCCCAGCCCTCAACAGGGCAACGAGAGTGATTCTGACTCCTCTGCGCAGCCCAACGGCGCTCAGTCAGAACCAGCTGCCGCCTCTTCGGCAGGTGATGCATCAGCTTCACACAATGTCCCATGTCAAGGGCCTGCTATCATTCCTGCACCTCCTCAGAGGACCCCCTCTTCTGGCTCTTCCCACAGCCCTCCGCCTCCATCCACGGAGCCACTTCAAACAAATCAGACAACCACTCCCTCCAACAGCCATCCACAGCCTGCTCCATCATCTGTAGCTGGTCCACCAGGGCAGgacgctcctctctctgcaccATTCCAAGTCCCGTCTGCGGTTAACAGTGGAAGCCCACAGCCCCTGCCTCTACAGCCATCCCAGAGAGCACCAATCTTCTATAGAGAGCCTCAGCTTCCACTGAGTCCTTTACCAGGACCACAGATCAAACCCCCTCCAACAACACCCATCCCTCCTTCACACAAACAAATGCCACATCCGCCTGCTGCCCCATACCCACAGATGCCAGCCaacctgcctcctcctcctgccctgAAGCCACTCAACGCTCTGCCTAACCAGCACCCCCCTGGggcagcccctcctcctctgcagatGATGCCACAGCCTGTGCCCACTCAGCTGCCCGTCATCTCTCAGGTGCAGAACCTTTCTGCCAAAGGCATGAGTGCTCCTCATCTACCTTCTGCACCCAGCACCATCACATCTGTTACTGTATCTGCAATCAGCCCCATTCAGAGCCTTCAGTCGTCGCTTCCTCCTCTCCGACCCTCAGGCCCCACAGGCTCACAGGTTCAGGTGAAAGAGGAGCCACTGGACGAGATGGAGGAGCCAGAGAGCCCACCTCCTCCCCCCAGGAGCCCCTCTCCACAGCCAACTGTGGTTAACATGGCCAGCCATGCCAGCCAGTCTGCTAG GTTTATTAAACACCTGGATCGTGGCTATAACTCCTGTGCAAGAACAGACCTCTTCTTCACTCCACTATCATCCTCAAAGCTGGccaagaagagagaagaggcagTGGAGAGGTCCAGAAGAGAGGCAGAGCTCAGTGCTCGACAAGAGCGGGAACGAGAGAAGgacagggagagggaaagggaggtaGACAGGAGCGCA AAAGCCTCCAGTTCCTCTCATGACAGTCGAATGAGTGAAGCTCAGATGACAGCTCATGGGCGGCCCTCCTTTGAGCAGCCTCCCACCACAGTTGCTGCAGTTCCTCCATATATTGGCCCTGATACTCCTGCCCTGCGCACACTCAGTGAATACGCTCGGCCTCACGTTATGTCTCCCACCAACAGAAACCATCCTTTCTATGTGTCGCTGAGCCCCGGAGATCCCCTTCTAGCCTACCACATGTCTGGCCTGTACAGCACTGATCCTAGCCTTCGGGAGCGTGAGCTCCGAaacctgagagagagagagctgcgTGAGAGGATGAAGCCTGGATATGAGGTCAAGGCCCCAGAGCTGGAGACACTGCACCCCTCTGCTAACCCCATGGAACACTTTGTCAGACACGGGGCTCTGGCTCTCCCCCATATTCCCGGGCCTCCTCACCCTTTCGCACCCTTTCACCCTGGGCTTCTGGAGCGTGAGAGGATGGCACTAGCAGGACCACAGCTGCGGCCGGAGCTGAGTTATGCTGAGCGACTGACTGCAGAGCGCCTTCATGCTGAGAGGATGGCCTCTGTGGCCACTGACCCAGCTGCCAGGCTACAGATGCTCAATGTGACGCCCCATCACCATcagcactcacacattcactctcaCCTCCATCTGCACCAGCAGGACCCACTCGGCCAAG GTTCCAGTCCCCATCCTTTGGTGGATCCTATGGCACCGGGGCCACGTCTGGCCAGATTTCCTTTCCCTGGCGGACCAATCCCAAACCCTCTGCTCAGTGACCTGCCTCACGATCATGAGATGCTGAGGCACCCATTGTTTG GACCTGCATATCCAAGAGAACTGCAGGGTCCGATCCCTCAGATGTCTGCGGCCCACCAGCTCCAGGCTATGCATGCCCAGTCTGCAGAGCTGCAGAGGATGGCTATGGAGCAGCAGTGGCTACATGGGCATCACCTTCACGGAGGGCCTATACCCAGTCAGGAAGATTATTACAG TCGGCTGAAGAAAGAAGGTGACAAGCCATCGTAA
- the c5h1orf159 gene encoding uncharacterized protein C1orf159 homolog produces MQTGIRLCLIYSGYHSGVWTGQSLATVWLGESMALSFLLVLAATVILIRPETPVTKALHQNSLECCSDRQQRPNSTCSNDTHCEPGCFLRVLENSNTVCIFCDSAAAELENMTACTYNYTVEKKNHTTVTTVIPEIGGPGVAASLLLGTLLISLFLILSVASFFYLKRSNRLPSIFYRRNKAFIFQPSETAVMIPSTSARKTRYVRRERPSASSTLNSASISTAATTQA; encoded by the exons ATGCAAACTGGTATCCGACTCTGTCTGATCTATTCAGGGTACCACTCTGGAGTCTGGACAGGTCAAAGCCTAGCTACTGTTTGGCTG GGTGAAAGCATGGCTTTGTCATTTCTGTTGGTCTTGGCTGCAACAGTTATTCTCATTCGACCAGAAACACCTGTAACTAAG GCTTTACACCAGAATTCACTGGAGTGTTGCAGTGACAGGCAGCAGAGACCAAACAGCACTTGTTCAAATGATACTCACTGTGAACCAG GATGCTTTCTGCGGGTCTTGGAGAACAGCAACACTGTTTGCATATTCTGTGACTCTGCAGCTGCAGAATTGGAAAACATGACAGCCTGCACCTACA ACTACACAGTGGAAAAAAAGAATCACACCACAGTCACTACAGTCATTCCTGAAATTG GAGGACCAGGTGTGGCGGCTTCTCTTCTTCTTGGAACATTATTAATCAGCTTGTTCCTCATTCTCTCAGTTGCCTCCTTTTTCTACCTCAAACGTTCAAATCGACTCCCAAGCATTTTCTATCGACGCAATAAAG CTTTTATATTCCAACCAAGTGAGACT GCAGTCATGATACCTTCCACATCAG cGAGAAAGACCAGATATGTGAGGAGAGAGCGACCATCAGCATCATCTACTCTGAATAGTGCCTCCATTTCCACAGCAGCCACTACACAAGCTTAA
- the LOC117371133 gene encoding interactor of HORMAD1 protein 1, whose protein sequence is MSHMRSLTEMMTIANGNRTINASGHSVTDSQFFFGSQFWPENSASQSLSLSSWNSTQSQEDSDSTLLRTYQSKPLLFSETKDKSKLFSLLDKFEEDKKKTKKNSDSEALANEYIHIRETLNKIHQLATGTEKNSVVCYTVLEKIEHFVSTLQNNLISLQSDISLQLQTLLDNVNSQKETVTGLEDKMEKTTTNLSCSVLSLMTNVDGLKKDQKTERDMLEEALKLLSALLSKNSPKRSQVTVMDSFIQTSPSLTHALPGSLQENQLERTQPDAFGKADAPKENRVCVGKRKPKRLSVRRKKRPLVMAQNHKPAVPLENSPSLLNGNKLSLSECHNKNGSKSFITPMSCWSQDSNSSACLNGIDPILDRAEASAQPGGLWQLFELDF, encoded by the exons ATGAGTCACATGAGGAGTCTGACAGAGATGATGACTATTGCTAATGGAAACAG GACCATTAATGCCAGTGGACACTCTGTAACAGATTCACAATTTTTCTTTGGGTCTCAGTTTTGGCCTGAAAATTCTGCATCTCAGTCACTCAGTTTGTCTTCCTGGAACTCAACACAATCTCAAGAG GATAGCGATTCAACCCTTCTGCGCACTTATCAAAGTAAACCTCTTCTGTTCAGCGAGACTAAAGATAAAAGTAAACTTTTTAGCCTGCTGGACAAATTTGAAGAAGACAAGAAGAAGACTAAGAAAAATTCTGACAG TGAAGCTTTAGCCAATGAATACATACATATTCGAGAAACCCTTAACAAA ATTCACCAACTTGCTACTGGTACAGAGAAAAATAGTGTAGTTTGTTACACAGTCCTTGAAAAGATTGAACATTTTGTTTCAACAT TGCAGAATAACCTAATAAGCCTCCAGAGTGACATTTCCCTGCAGCTACAGACATTACTGGACAACGTAAATTCTCAAAAAGAGACAGTGACAGGATTAGAAGACAAGATGGAAAAG ACCACTACAAACCTTAGCTGCTCTGTGCTAAGCTTAATGACCAATGTGGATGGCCTAAAAAAGGACCAAAAAACAGAACGAGATATGCTTGAAGAGGCCCTTAAGCTGCTGAGTGCTTTACTGTCCAAGAATTCACCCAAACGCAGCCAAGTGACAGTAATGGACAGCTTCATTCAGACGTCACCAAGCCTCACacatgctttgcctggaagttTGCAGGAAAATCAGCTGGAGCGCACACAGCCTGATGCATTTGGTAAAGCAGATGCTCCTAAGGAGAACAGAGTTTGTGTTGGAAAGAGGAAACCCAAAAGACTCTCTGTGAGACGTAAAAAGCGCCCTCTAGTGATGGCTCAGAATCACAAGCCTGCAGTCCCTCTGGAAAACAGCCCTTCCCTCCTGAATGGTAACAAGTTGTCTCTGTCCGAGTGTCACAACAAAAATGGGAGCAAGAGTTTCATCACCCCCATGAGCTGCTGGTCCCAGGACAGCAACAGCTCAGCCTGCCTGAATGGGATCGACCCCATCCTGGACAGGGCAGAGGCCTCAGCACAGCCTGGAGGCCTGTGGCAATTGTTTGAATTGGACTTTTAG
- the LOC117371132 gene encoding uncharacterized protein LOC117371132, whose protein sequence is MDDLDHSMHISDHDWLSFFEESEECGLLHVSLACPDSSGLSDADDPDFTTQTYTAIKEHHAGGDSKVPVVQEEEDSIVQCSSGVDSKGESNPKSEPEPVFKDALGGDCRIWAEKEHWFVSVYDKPSQKLVPATVPMVKKKSKQKKICKMNCARKDELKYCDQVKLSEQKFSDTDAEILETDNNTTSHEYSSDHLDIENTVESITVKCDINQVKSTDTIFTQEICSGSAQIQQKSDIIWITGSSASEPREIKYDTCNEITKCIKISDTMFVEEKDRDASSESSQTQVAMDLTCLHESSINHVDICNSTKIKNSTCVKFDITKQISDSECTLEESDKRFQTEANVEITHLEDSSNEEKMQNTVIKNAKTDATTNLDAINQTRNSDSGGIEEECSKINNLTCFRASCKENSLELISGNGFEPGVDSSKYTDNPNTSQTNSVESDEFADYESFSSCSYDSETYHSATESVENPRYFCMQNSPCHLSQSINDDSSIDGGMHFASRCFKQDGGQSLIETSQIFPLANHSADNPSNHNSTCSTSTDGTKLCMSVYTPPSADNSSTYLGEQSESSPQLDVTMESPEAYAKATGSSQPVYAISAFWNEMEKLTINDILQIRMGRCMLPIEEAIISDDENTTCGDNASTNKVSAVRLPDSPISNTLDTADSDYCTNLDVFNPDRSSWDFSASDYEEEYWQFINSSRNSSPDQHDKSYQSECTDYVCTSEESDKTGTPVPSEDCSMEKWSYDSSFNSCDLAMPQQMRKNKSMYDIHAPKSIEDLSSQAFLDLSSCKSMEEPLEMSDGFEVVTPIMCLIDEQYQISFSKVFDYLFDDNKTKCEAIPVSVYGLQGSYASPMNEYTFCTVTNDLSVMPCIEEPIPIFSCSHPTVRELTFPKPGCSFLGTNYTIMKNVSPIQIVSQSILGGMDCKHTDQSYCFSQDLSSLYSIKKICFLDNGSDVWRYEDDDEEMPVCAIDSDVPMVGEGGVLSTPKRFKEAAFRRISMEKNQMPSDSQSIFSMIKQSDMCLVCIAFASWVLRSSDPEAADAWKAALLANVSALSAIQYLRQYMKRKTSPQEDR, encoded by the exons ATGGATGACTTGGATCATAGTATGCACATATCTGACCATGACTGGCTCAGCTTCTTTGAGGAGAGTGAAGAGTGCGGTCTACTGCATGTTTCACTGGCTTGTCCTGACAGCTCTGGTCTTAGTGATGCAGATGATCCAGACTTTACCACACAAACCTACACAGCCATAAAAGAACATCACGCTGGAGGAGACAGTAAGGTACCTGTAGTTCAAGAAGAGGAAGATTCAATTGTTCAATGTTCCTCTGGTGTGGACAGTAAAGGGGAAAGTAACCCAAAATCTGAACCGGAGCCTGTTTTTAAGGATGCACTTGGGGGTGACTGTAGGATCTGGGCAGAGAAAGAGCACTGGTTTGTGAGTGTCTATGACAAACCATCTCAAAAACTGGTACCTGCTACTGTGCCTATGGTTAAAAAGAAGAGCAAGCAGAAGAAAATCTGTAAAATGAACTGTGCACGTAAAGATGAACTTAAATATTGTGATCAAGTCAAATTATCTGAACAGAAATTCTCAGATACAGATGCAGAGATCTTGGAAACAGACAACAATACAACATCTCATGAATATAGCTCAGACCATTTGGACATAGAAAATACAGTTGAATCAATAACTGTCAAATGTGACATAAACCAAGTTAAATCTACTGACACTATATTCACTCAGGAAATATGCTCTGGAAGtgcacaaatacaacaaaaatctgacaTCATATGGATTACAGGTTCCAGTGCCAGTGAACCAAGAGAGATCAAATATGACACTTGCAatgaaataacaaaatgcatCAAAATTTCAGACACCATGTTCGTTGAAGAGAAAGATCGAGACGCAAGTAGTGAGAGCTCTCAAACTCAAGTTGCAATGGATCTGACATGCCTTCACGAGTCTAGTATAAACCATGTAGACATTTGTAATTCAACAAAGATCAAAAATAGCACTTGTGTTAAGTTTgatataacaaaacaaatctctGACTCGGAGTGCACTCTAGAGGAAAGTGATAAAAGATTTCAGACTGAAGCAAATGTGGAAATTACACATCTTGAAGATTCTagtaatgaggaaaaaatgcaaaatactgtaataaaaaatgCCAAAACAGATGCTACCACCAATCTTGATGCAATAAACCAAACCAGAAATTCTGATTCAGGGGGCATTGAAGAGGAATGCTCAAAGATAAATAACTTAACATGTTTTAGAGCATCTTGTAAAGAGAATAGTCTTGAGTTGATCAGTGGAAATGGATTTGAACCAGGAGTAGATTCTAGCAAATACACTGATAATCCAAATACATCTCAGACAAATAGTGTTGAATCTGACGAATTTGCAGATTATGAGTCCTTCTCCAGTTGTAGTTATGATTCAGAAACTTACCATTCTGCTACAGAGTCTGTGGAAAACCCTAGATATTTCTGTATGCAAAATTCACCTTGTCATCTATCTCAAAGTATTAATGATGACAGTTCAATAGATGGGGGAATGCACTTTGCAAGTAGATGTTTCAAACAAGATGGCGGCCAGTCCCTCATAGAGACGTCACAGATTTTTCCACTTGCCAACCACAGCGCTGACAACCCTTCAAATCACAACTCCACATGTAGCACTAGCACTGACGGCACTAAGCTCTGCATGTCTGTGTATACACCTCCATCTGCAGACAATTCATCAACCTATTTAGGAGAACAATCCGAATCCTCACCTCAACTTGATGTTACTATGGAAAGTCCTGAAGCATATGCAAAAGCTACTGGGAGCTCTCAGCCTGTATATGCCATCTCTGCTTTCTGGAATGAAATGGAAAAATTGACCATCAATGACATCTTGCAAATCAGAATGGGAAGGTGCATGTTGCCGATTGAGGAAGCAATTATATCAGATGATGAAAACACTACATGTGGAGATAATGCAAGTACTAATAAGGTCAGTGCAGTAAGACTACCTGACAGTCCTATTTCAAACACACTGGATACAGCTGATTCTGACTATTGTACAAATTTAGATGTGTTCAACCCTGATCGTTCAAGTTGGGATTTCTCTGCCTCTGATTATGAAGAGGAATACTGGCAGTTTATCAATTCAAGTAGAAACTCAAGTCCTGACCAGCATGACAAAAGTTACCAAAGTGAATGCACAGATTATGTCTGTACAAGTGAAGAATCAGACAAAACGGGTACACCAGTGCCTTCTGAAGACTGTTCCATGGAGAAATGGTCTTATGATTCCTCTTTTAATTCCTGTGACCTTGCTATGCCGCAACAGATGAGAAAAAATAAGAGTATGTATGATATTCACGCACCCAAGTCAATAGAGGATTTATCGTCACAAGCATTTCTGGATCTGAGCAGCTGCAAGTCTATGGAGGAGCCGCTGGAAATGAGTGATGGATTTGAAGTAGTCACTCCAATCATGTGCCTCATAGATGAACAATATCAAATATCTTTCTCCAAAGTGTTTGATTACCTGTTTGACGATAACAAGACAAAATGTGAAGCAATCCCAGTCAGTGTCTATGGACTACAGGGAAGCTATGCATCACCTATGaatgaatatacattttgtacagTAACTAATGACCTGTCCGTCATGCCCTGCATTGAGGAGCCAATCCCAATTTTCTCCTGCTCACATCCAACTGTAAGGGAACTGACATTTCCCAAACCTGGCTGTAGTTTCTTGGGTACAAACTACACAATAATGAAGAATGTGTCTCCGATCCAAATAGTGTCTCAGTCTATTTTAGGGGGAATGGATTGTAAGCACACTGACCAATCATACTGCTTCTCCCAAGATCTGTCAAGTTTGTACTCTATCAAGAAGATTTGTTTTCTTGACAATGGTTCTGATGTATGGAGatatgaagatgatgatgaagaaatGCCAGTTTGTGCAATTGATTCAGATGTTCCTATGGTTGGTGAGGGAGGTGTCCTCTCCACACCCAAGAGGTTTAAAGAGGCAGCATTTAGGAGGATTTCTATGGAGAAGAACCAGATGCCATCTG ATTCTcaaagtatattttccatgaTAAAGCAGTCAGATATGTGTTTAGTCTGCATTGCATTTGCTTCTTGGGTGTTAAGGTCCTCTGACCCCGAGGCAGCTGATGCCTGGAAAGCAG CCCTCCTGGCCAATGTGAGTGCATTGTCAGCAATCCAATATCTGCGACAATATATGAAGAGAAAAACTTCACCACAAGAAGATCGATGA